The following proteins are encoded in a genomic region of Paenibacillus sp. FSL R7-0273:
- a CDS encoding BglG family transcription antiterminator has product MREYTIVNILYTRKVPVKMNELTAELGLSERTVRDVLRSLDKTGERHGFGIRMIRGQGYLLETRDNQAFHAYLDKGQLHTSQVDLDNKQSRQQYLLFYLLQSDSHQSMDHMAEEMGVSRSTIISDLKEVEQRLAAFCLKLARRAHYGMRIEGDEKDFRKAFSYFILQPGHTLQHTEDFRAYEREFDIARLKAYLLYILKERELKISDVFLDNIVTHLFILLYRVSKHNFIVAGQAAQSYPEPLYRELAGSIAGWIETHYQITLPADEVDYLALHISGKTIMERMSEETKSHLREGISGILERLDREFLTGFNQDKDLREALLLHMFPLLNRLYYNLQLGNPLVEDVYSQYANVFVISFRFAEIIEEQYGFRMSRDEAGYVALHFAAHLERMQQRNLEKFKRIAVICSTGAGSAQLIRLKLESVFPKASVITASITEVDEISSKPVDLILSTVPLATEIKEKPVIHIKQLLDDQEIQRIKEILSLQINRTKPSYKLMDFKELFRRELFHLDGPDDYTELLKLRCREMVEHHHAADDFPEQVLFREQKFTTIYKNGVAGPHPMRMSAIRDCISVTVLKKPLVYEGKPVQLIFLINLGPGQLFLHKEISKLLLVLMEKEDSRSRLLSVNSYEQFIHEIENLL; this is encoded by the coding sequence TTGAGAGAATACACAATCGTTAATATTTTATATACCCGCAAGGTTCCGGTGAAGATGAATGAGCTGACGGCGGAGCTGGGTTTGTCCGAGCGGACGGTCCGCGATGTGCTGCGCAGCCTGGATAAGACCGGGGAGCGGCATGGCTTCGGAATCCGCATGATCCGCGGCCAGGGCTACCTGCTGGAGACCCGCGATAACCAGGCCTTTCATGCCTACCTGGATAAAGGCCAGCTGCACACCAGCCAGGTTGATCTGGACAACAAGCAGTCGCGCCAGCAGTACCTGCTGTTCTATCTCCTGCAGAGCGACAGCCATCAGTCCATGGACCATATGGCGGAGGAGATGGGCGTCAGCAGGTCCACCATCATCTCCGATCTGAAGGAGGTCGAGCAGCGGCTGGCCGCGTTCTGCCTGAAGCTGGCCCGCCGTGCCCATTACGGCATGCGGATTGAAGGCGACGAGAAGGATTTCCGCAAAGCCTTCTCCTATTTCATTCTCCAGCCGGGGCATACGCTGCAGCATACGGAGGACTTTCGTGCCTATGAGCGAGAGTTTGATATAGCCCGCCTCAAGGCCTATCTGCTGTACATTCTCAAGGAGCGGGAGCTTAAGATTTCCGATGTATTCCTTGATAACATCGTCACCCATCTGTTTATCCTGCTGTACCGCGTATCGAAGCATAATTTCATCGTCGCCGGACAAGCCGCGCAGTCCTATCCGGAGCCGCTCTACCGGGAGCTGGCCGGCAGCATTGCCGGCTGGATCGAGACCCATTACCAGATCACGCTGCCTGCAGATGAGGTTGACTATCTGGCGCTGCACATCTCCGGCAAAACGATTATGGAGCGGATGTCGGAGGAGACCAAATCGCATCTGCGCGAAGGGATCAGCGGTATTCTGGAGCGGCTGGACCGTGAATTCCTGACCGGCTTCAATCAGGATAAGGACCTGCGTGAAGCGCTGCTCCTGCATATGTTCCCGCTGCTCAACCGGCTCTACTACAATCTGCAGCTGGGCAACCCGCTCGTGGAGGATGTGTACAGCCAGTATGCCAACGTGTTCGTGATTTCCTTCCGCTTCGCGGAGATAATCGAGGAGCAGTACGGCTTCCGGATGTCGCGGGATGAAGCGGGCTATGTGGCGCTGCATTTTGCGGCCCATCTGGAGCGGATGCAGCAGCGCAATCTGGAGAAGTTCAAGCGGATTGCCGTTATCTGCTCAACCGGAGCAGGCAGCGCACAGCTGATCCGGTTGAAGCTGGAGTCTGTTTTTCCAAAGGCCTCGGTCATCACAGCCTCAATTACAGAGGTGGATGAGATCAGCAGCAAGCCGGTGGATCTCATCCTGTCAACGGTGCCGCTGGCAACGGAGATCAAGGAAAAGCCGGTCATCCATATCAAGCAGCTGCTTGACGATCAGGAGATCCAGCGGATCAAGGAGATTCTGTCGCTGCAGATCAACCGGACGAAGCCGTCCTACAAGCTGATGGATTTCAAGGAGCTGTTCCGCCGTGAGCTCTTCCATCTGGATGGCCCCGACGATTATACAGAGCTGCTGAAGCTGCGCTGCCGGGAAATGGTTGAGCATCATCATGCGGCAGACGATTTTCCCGAGCAGGTGTTGTTCCGCGAACAGAAATTTACGACCATTTACAAAAATGGTGTAGCCGGCCCCCATCCGATGCGGATGAGCGCGATCCGTGACTGCATCAGCGTAACGGTACTTAAGAAACCGCTGGTTTACGAGGGCAAGCCGGTCCAGCTGATTTTTCTGATCAACCTGGGTCCGGGCCAGTTATTCCTCCATAAGGAGATCAGCAAGCTGCTGCTTGTCCTGATGGAAAAGGAAGACAGCCGTAGCCGGCTGCTGTCCGTGAACAGCTACGAGCAATTTATACACGAGATAGAGAACCTACTATAG
- a CDS encoding ABC transporter permease: protein MNKRINHVLRLLFVFAGMNLVWYIVYLLMNHPILPSPGSVYKAMFQLDGHEVLLNVGYSLLRIFEGVLLALLIGLMIGLLMGRSPLWNKLLDPVVYLTYPIPKIALLPVVMLFFGLGETSKVLMIMLILLFQIIISVRDGIKAIPETTYDVLTSIGASSVQKFWNVTLPGALSVILSTIRVSLGTAISVLFFTEIYGTEHGMGFFIMDAWLRLDYPEMYAGIMLFSLVGFVLFLLVDLLDYRFMRWRR from the coding sequence ATGAACAAGCGGATTAACCACGTGCTGCGGCTGTTGTTTGTTTTTGCAGGCATGAATCTGGTCTGGTATATCGTCTATCTGCTGATGAACCATCCGATTCTGCCGTCTCCCGGCTCTGTGTATAAGGCGATGTTCCAGCTGGACGGCCATGAGGTGCTGCTGAATGTCGGGTACAGCCTGCTGCGGATTTTTGAGGGTGTGCTGCTGGCGCTTCTGATCGGCCTGATGATTGGACTGTTAATGGGGCGCTCGCCGCTATGGAACAAACTGCTTGATCCGGTCGTCTATCTGACCTATCCGATTCCGAAGATTGCCCTGCTGCCGGTGGTAATGCTGTTCTTCGGCCTGGGTGAGACGTCCAAGGTGCTGATGATTATGCTGATCCTGCTGTTCCAGATCATCATCTCCGTGCGCGACGGCATCAAGGCAATCCCTGAGACTACATATGATGTGCTGACCAGCATCGGTGCAAGCTCCGTGCAGAAATTCTGGAATGTGACGCTGCCCGGTGCGCTGTCCGTCATCCTCAGCACGATCCGGGTGTCGCTCGGCACCGCCATTTCCGTGCTGTTCTTCACCGAAATCTACGGCACGGAGCACGGCATGGGCTTCTTCATTATGGATGCCTGGCTGCGGCTCGATTATCCCGAAATGTACGCGGGCATTATGCTGTTCAGCCTGGTCGGCTTCGTGCTGTTCCTGCTGGTGGACCTGCTGGATTACAGGTTCATGAGATGGCGGCGTTAA